The Desulfovibrio psychrotolerans genomic interval GCGTTCCGGCAGGCGGCTGCCGCTGCTCGCCGGTGTTGCGTTGTATGCCCTGCCCATGGGGGGAGAACTGTTTGGTACGCTGCTGGCGCTGCTGCTTTTTGCGGCTTTGGTTCGCCCCTCCGCATGGGCAGAGCGGTTTCTGGCAGCACGCTACTGCGCCCCTCTGCTGGCGGCGGGTATTGTTCTCATCGGGGTGGACGGGGAACTTATCCATTCCGTTATCACCCGTGTTGAACTGTATTTGAAGCCGGAAGCGACAGGCGGGGATGCGGAAAGAGGCTTCAGTCTGGCTGTTTCCTTCCCCGCGGTGGTGCAGAGCGTTATCGAAGCACAGAACCTGCGATGGATGGAGATGTTCCAGTATTTCTACCCGCTGGCCATCGTCTCCATTCTGGGATGTGCCGGATACCTCGTGGCACTGTGGTTTGCGCCTTCGCTCGCCATGTTGCTGCCCCTGTTTGCGCTGGGCCTGCTCAGTCCTAAGCTGGGCGGACGTATGGCCATGTTTGCCGCCCCCGCAATGGCTGCGGGGCTGATGGTGCCATTGCACCTGCTGCTGCGGTATTTCTGGCAGTCAGGATACGGCCGGAGAGCGGTGCGGGTGGGGCTTGCCGCCGCGCTGACGGGTCTGCTGATTATTCCGGTGGTCAACCAGATGCCTCAGTTGCCCGTTGTGCCGTTCATATCCGTGCCGCACGTCCAGGTGCTTAAGGCTGCCAAGCCCAAGCTCACTCCCGGCGGCACGATATGGACCTGGTGGGATTGGGGATTTGCCTCGCAGTATTTTACCGGGCTGCGCACCTTTGCGGACGGCGCACGGCACAACTCAGACAGGCTGTACCCCTCTGCAGCGGTGTATGCGACGGATAATCCCCGGTTTGCCAACCAGCTTATTCGCTATACTATGGCCCATGGCGAGAGCATGTATCCTGCCATTGAAGGCCAGAGCCGGGAAGAGGTGCTGCAGCTCATGCAGGACCTGCGGGAAAAGGATATGGATATTCCCCTGCGGCGTCCGCAGTATCTGGTTGTCAGTGTGGACTCACTTAAGCTGGGGGCGTGGATTTCACGCTTTGGGACGTGGGATTTTGCCACCGCCAGCATGACGGGGTATAATCTTACCAAACTCGGACAGATTTCCCTGAACCTGCAGATGGGAGCTTTTGCGGAAACCAGCGGAAGTATCCGTACTCCCATGGCGGTGGACAGCGTGGACATTATCACTACCTCTGGCGTGCAGCACCGGGAGTTTTTCCGCTTCAACGGGGTGCATCTTGTCATCGACGACCTGACTGACACCCGTTACATCATGGATACCAACATGTATCGGAGCATGATGGTGCGGTTGCTTGTCGGCAATCCCGAAGCTGAGGATATTGCTCCCTATTTCCGTCTTGTGCATGGGAATGCCCACACCCGTGTGTACGAGGTGCTGTAGCTGGTAATTCCCGTAAAGCCAGTTGCAGGGGAAATGCCCGTAAGATTTTGGCGGATATTGCGTGCCCGGTTGGGTCACTCGTGGTGGTAGGGGCTGCCCCGCAGAATGGAATCGGCCCTGTACAGCTGCTCCAGCAGGAGCACGCGGGCCATCTCGTGGGTAAAGGTCATGGGGGAGAGGCTGATCTTGTGGCGGCATGCTTCCAGCACGGGGGCGGAAAGGCCGAATGCGCCGCCGATGATGAAGCATGGCGTGCGGTTGCCGTCCAGTAATGCGTCTTCCAGAAACCGGGCAAACTGCACTGATGTGCGGGTTTTGCCGTGTTCGTCCATGCATATGGGAATATCCGTGGGCAGCAGGGCGGCAAGTATGCGTTCGCCTTCTTCAGCGGAACGGGCTTCGGTGGACATGCGGGCGTTGCCGTCTTTGACTATGACCTCTAGAACCTTCATCGAATGGCTCAGGCGTTTGAGATAGTGCCCGGCAGCCTGTGCCCAGAAAGGTTCCCTGATTTTTCCCACTGCGATGATGCGTATCTGTTTCATTCTTGCCTTGCGCTGTGCTACGGTGTGGATGCTGCTCAAAGGTGAGCGGCGGGCGCGCAGATGTCAACCCGCAAGTGCCGGAACAGAGCGCAGTTTGAGAGGAGGTGCAGCCATGACGCATGATAAGATTCCAGTAACGCCTTGCCAGCCAGGCATACCCGGCCTTTCAGCCGTTTCCGCCGCACCCGGTTCTGCCTTGGATGTGGCTGCTGCCGCACGGCTGCTGCGCGAGGGGGCACTGGTCTGCTACCCCACGGAGACCTTTTTCGCGGTGGGATGCTCAGCCTTTGACGTGTTTGCCATCAATCAGATTTTTGCCGTCAAGAAACGGGCGGAAGCCATGCCCCTGCCGGTGATTATCGGGGATATGGAGCAACTCGCCATGCTTACCGATACCGGTTCGCGTACGGTGGAAGCCCTTGCAAAGGCCTTCTGGCCGGGGCCGCTTTCTGTGCTTGTAACCGCATCCGTGCGGGTGCCCGCCGTGCTCACGGGAGAATCCGGCCGGGTTGCCGTGCGGCTCACCCCGCATCCCGTGGCGCGGGAACTGTGCCGTGAGGTGTGCGGACCGCTTGTTTCCACAAGTGCCAACATAAGCGGGCGAGCTCCGGTTACGGCTGCGCAGTCGCTTGATCCCGAACTGGTGGCGGCAACAGGGGGCGTGCTGGACATGCCTCCGGCCCCGGCGGGCGGAAAGGCATCCACCCTTGTGGAAATTGCAGGGCAGAAGACGGTGCGCATCGTGCGCCATGGTGCTGTGGACGAAGAGGCCCTGCGCGCGGCAGGGTTTGCCGTGGTGATTTGACATACCCTTATCCGGTGAAAAGCCTTATATGATGCAGACGGTGCAGACTTTTCAGGCCTTGGCGCGTGCTAGCATGCGCGGGGTCTGATTTTTTGTACCTTCCCGTTGGTTATGGTGCAGCGTGCGGGAACGGTACCCTTGTCCGGCTTCCGAAAGAGCGCGCGGAGGGCAGGGGGACTGCAGGTTTGCTGCGTTTCCGGGGCATTGTCGCGCGCGTTTTGGTTCAAGAAGTTGAATCCGCAGGCATTGGGGCACAGGCGTTTCTTTCCGGCGGTTCAGTTTTTTACACGGGCGGTACGCGTCAAAGCGCGGCATTGCACGATGGGCTTTGTGGTAAAGTTTTTTTATTGCGAGTAGATAGGTGCGAGATGAAAAGGGCGGATGTGTGCGGTGGGAGGTTGGCACAATTTCTGCTTAAAGAGATATACCTTCTTTCTTTTGCAAAAAACGGCCGTACGGGGTGGCACCCGATACGGCCGTTTTTTTGTACACCTTGTCCGCATATTGCGGTATGCTGGCATCATACCGGAAAAAGAGGACCGCATGCAGCACTCCATTCCCTGCCCCGCCTGCGGGGCGGCAGTTCCCACATGGCGTAATCCCGTTCCCACCGTGGATATCCTGGTTCATGAACCGAGGCTGGGTGTTCTGCTCATTGAGCGGAAGAACCCGCCTTTGGGCTGGGCGCTGCCCGGAGGATTTGTGGACTACGGCGAGACGGTGGAGCACGCAGCCGTTCGTGAGGCGCGGGAGGAGACGGGACTGGATGTGCGGCTTACAGGATTGCTTGGCGTGTATTCCGACCCTGCCCGTGATGCCCGGTTGCACACCATAAGTTGTGTGTTTACGGCTGAGGCGGAGGACCTTTCGCGGTTGCGCGCGGGGGACGACGCAGGGCGGGCGAGGTTTTTCCCGCTCTCCGACCTGCCGGGGCTTTGTTTTGACCATGCCCGCATTCTCCGGGATTTTGAGCGGAGCCTGAACAGGCTGAAGCGGTAAGCGTGGAGACGGTAAGGGCGGTGGCTGGCGCAGTACGTCGGGCGGATTCCGGAAATAATTGTTGAGAGACTTTTTGCCCCGGTACTATAGAGCGGATTTAATTTCTTTTTGCTGTGTGTGCGGGGAGCTTCCGGTCATGTATGATATGGTGCGGTCTGCAGGCCATGTATCATGGTTGTGACCGGATGATGTTTCCGCAGACTGAGCGGACAGGTGGGAAGGTTGGGCGAGAAATTTGGGCGAGAGCTTTGGGTGGACAGGCGAGAAAGTTGGGCGGGCAGGCGGAAAGGGCGGGTTGAACGGTAGGGCCGGAGCGGCAACAGGGCACACGTGTCGCTGCCTTGTGAGCGGCTACATTCCGGGAGTGTCGCGAGCCGTTCATGAACGGAGGAGAAGACAGACAGATGAGACCACAGGTTGTCTTTGTCACATCGGAAATTTATCCCTTTTCCAAGACGGGCGGGCTTGGAGATGTTCTGGGGGCACTGCCGCTTACCCTGCACCGCATGGGTATACGAACGGCCGTTGTCACGCCGTTTTACGGCAGGCTGGGTTCGGCACAGTTTGGCGTGCATCTGGCATGGTCCGACTGCCATGTGGGGTATCCGTGGGGGCCCATAACAGCCGACATTTTTCAGGCGAATTTTCACGGCATGCCGGTGTACTTTGTTCACCGCAGCGAGTTTTTCGACCGGCGGTTCTATTACAACGACCACAAGGGCGATTACTTTGATAATGCCGAACGCTTTATCTTTTTCAACCGCGCGGTCATGGAATTTTTGAAGCGGCTCGGACCCGCGCCGCATATCCTGCATGCCCATGACTGGCAGGCATCGCTGGTTCCCGCCTATCTGCACTACTGGCGGCAGCACGATCCGTTCTGGCAGGATACGCGCAGTGTCATGACCATTCACAATCTGGCCTTTCAAGGGCGTTTTTCTTCGCGTCTGTTTGAAAACTGCGGATTGCCGCCGCAAGCGTGGTCGCCCGAGGGGGTGGAGTTTTACGGAGACTTCAATTTCCTGAAGGGCGGCATTGCCTGTGCGGACAAGATAACAACGGTTTCGCCGAGCTACGCATCGGAAATCCTTACCGATGAATTCGGCTGCGGATTGCAGGGAGTTTTGCGGGCGCGGCGGCACAAGCTGCACGGCATTCTGAACGGGGCGGACTATTCCATATGGAATCCCGGCGACAACAAGTTTATTTCATGCAACTACGGAGCCAACGCCCTGAAGGGCAAGCGCAGTTGCAAGGCGGACCTCATCAGCGAACTGCGTCTGAACCCCGCGCTGAAGGAAAGACCTCTGCTCGGGTTCATCGGGCGGCTGCGGCGGCAGAAGGGTGTGGACCTGCTCATAGATATTCTGCCCCGGCTGATGCAGCAGGATGTGGGCGTGGTGGTGCTGGGCGAGGGGAATCTGGAAAAGGAAGCCCGTCTGCTGGCCATGATGGAAGATTACCCGGGACGTCTTGCCACGCTGGTGAGCTATACCGAGGATTTGGCCCACCGCATTCAGGCCGGGTGCGACATATTTCTCATGCCTTCCACCTACGAACCGTGCGGGCTTACACAGATGTACGCGCTGCGGTTCGGCACGCCCCCGGTGGCAACCGCTGTGGGCGGCCTTAAGGACACCATCATCCCATGGCCGGACAAGCAGGCCACGGGGTTCATCTTCGAGCAGCCCACACCACAGGCTTTTTACGAGGCGATCATGCTTGCCGTTTCCGTCTGGCGTACCATGCCGGACGCATGGCAGGCCATGGTGCGCAGGGCCATGCAGCAGGCGTTCACATGGGAGCACTCAGGAGCCGAATACATAGAACTCTACCGCGAATTGGGCATGCAGTAGCCGGATATCGCAAGGACAGCGCATGCACACCATACCGACCTTCATTGAGCCGTTTGATCTGTACCTCTTCGGAAAGGGCGAACACTGGGACCTGTACCGTATTCTGGGGGCGCACCCCGTGGAACAGGAGGGGGAGGCCGGATACCGCTTTGCCGTGTGGGCTCCCAATGCCAAAGAAGTTCATCTGACAGGGCCGTTTAATGACTGGCGATACGGCGATTTGCCGTTATACCCCGTGGGGTCTTCAGGCATATGGGCGGCGTTTGTGCCGCATATGGAGCGCGGAACCCTCTACAAGTTCGGTGTGATGGGCGGAGACGGGCGGATTGTGTACAAGACTGACCCCCTTGCCCTGTATGCGGAATTGCGGCCGGGCATTGCTGCGGTGACGTGGGATGTGGACAATTACAAGTGGCAGGACGCAGACTGGATGGCCCGCAGGCGTGAGACAGGGCCGCCGCTGGCCTCTCCCATTTCCATCTATGAGGTGCATCTGGGGTCGTGGATGCGCAGGCCCAACGGGTACGAGGGGCAGGCGCCGTTCCTCTCCTACGGGGAGCTTGCCGACAGGCTCATTCCGTACCTGCTGGACATGGGGTTCACGCATCTGGAACTGCTGCCTGTGGCCGAGCATCCTCTGGACGAGTCATGGGGATATCAGACCAGCCATTACTATGCGCCTACCTCGCGGTTCGGTACGCCGGAAGAACTGAAGTCTTTTGTGGACCGCTGCCATCAGGCGGGCATAGGCGTTCTGCTGGACTGGGTGCCCGCGCATTTTCCCAAGGATGAGTGGTGCCTGGGCCGGTTTGACGGCAGTGCCCTGTACGAGCACATGGACCCCCGCAAAGGCGAACACCCGGACTGGGGCACCTACATTTTTAACTACGGGCGGCATGAGGTGCGCAACTTCCTGTTCGCCAACGCCCTGTACTGGCTGCGGGAATTCCATTTTGACGGACTGCGCATAGACGCGGTGGCCTCCATGCTCTATCTGGACTACTCGCGGGAAGGGGACGATTGGGTGCCCAACGAGCATGGCGGCAAGGAGAATCTGGACGCCATCTCCTTTCTCTGCGAACTGAACCGGGTGGTTCATGCGGAGTTTCCCGGCGCGAGCATCATTGCGGAGGAGTCCACGTCGTGGCCGGGGGTTTCGCGTCCCCTCTATACGGGCGGTCTGGGGTTCACGTTCAAATGGAACATGGGCTGGATGCACGACATGCTGGACTACATGCGCAAGGACCCCATCTACCGGCCGCACCACCACAACAGCCTTACCTTTTCCATGCTTTACGCGTTCTCGGAAAATTTTGTTCTGCCGCTTTCTCATGATGAGGTAGTGCACGGTAAGGGCGCCCTGCTCTCCAAGATGCCGGGCGACATGTGGCAGCAACAGGCCAACCTGCGCCTGCTGTATGCCTACATGTGGGCACACCCCGGCAAGAAACTGCTCTTCATGGGAGGCGAGTTCGGGCAGTGGAACGAGTGGAATGCCTCGCGGGAACTGGACTGGTGCCTCAGGCAGTTTCCTGCCCATGAAGGGATACGCAGCCTTGTGCGGGAGCTTAACCGTCTGTTGGTGCGTGAACCGGCACTGCATAGGTGCGATCATGACTGGTCCGGGTTCCGCTGGGTGGATGTTACGGACTATGCGGCTTCGGTCATCAGCTTTATACGTATGGCTCCCGGCGCAAAACCGCTGCTGTGGGTCTTTAACTTTACTCCCGTGGTGCGCACGCACTATCGCATAGCCGCCCCGCAGGGAGGGCTGTGGTCGGAACTGCTCAATTCTGACAGCGAGCTTTACGGCGGCTCCAATGTAGGCAATAACGGCGCGGTTACGGCGGAACGGGACCACTTCAGCGGGGACCACTATCTGGAACTCACCCTGCCGCCGCTGGGTGCGCTGTGCCTGTGCCCTGCGGGGTAACGGGCCGGGCCATTTTGTGCAACATTCAAACACTGTGGAATTTCATGGAACCGAAGATTATTGTGCACGGCGGAGCGTGGACCATTCCGCCCGAGCGCCAGAAGGCGCATATTGACGGATGCCGCGAGGCGGTGGAGCGCGCATGGCCCATGCTGCAACGCGGGGCAAGTGCGCTGGACGCCGTGCAGACGGCGGTGAACGTGCTGGAGATGGACCCTACCTTTGACTCGGGCAGAGGTGCGGTGCTCAACAGCGACGGGCAGATAGAGCTGGATGCCTCTATCATGGACGGGCGCGATCTTAATTTTGGCGCGGTGGCGGCGGTGCGGCGGTTCATGACACCCGTGGATATTGCCCGCAAGCTTATGGAAACGGAGTTCTGCTTTCTGGTGGGTGAAGGAGCTGAGCGGTTTGCCCGTGAACAGGGGCTGAAGGAATGCGACCCTCGCGCTCTGGTGACAGAACGGGAGCTCAAGCTTTTTGAAACCATATGCAACCAGCAGGGCTACTGCACGCACGATGCCTTTAAGCCTGTGCCGCAGGGCACGGTGGGGGCGGTGGCCATAGACCGGTACGGCAACATGGCTGCGGCTACCTCCACCGGAGGAACGCCGGGCAAGCGTCCCGGCCGGGTGGGCGATGCGCCCATCTGCGGGGCCGGTGTCTATTGTGATAATTTGCTGGGCGGGGCCTCTGCCACCGGCTTCGGGGAGGGGATCATCCGTACGCTCATGTGCCGTTCCGCCTGTGATTATCTGGCACAGCACGATGCCATGACCGCCGCGCGCATGGGTATAGAGCTGCTGCATGCCCGCGTGCAGGGTCATGCAGGGCTGATTATGCTGAACAGCAAGGGCGAGTACGGCCTGTTCCACAACACGGACCATATGGCTCACGCCTACGTGCTGCCGGACGGCAGCGTGCACGCCTCTGTGCACAGGGATGCGTAAGGGGCTGCGGGTAATTTTCAGCGGCAGTCCGGTGAACGGAATGTTCGGAACAGAGAAGGGCGGAATGCATGCGCATCCCGCCCTTTTTCCGTTTCCGGCTTGGGAAAACAGCCCGGAGGCTGCTACCAAGGCTTGGTGGGGAACTGGCTGCCGAGCTGGGTATCCAGCATGGCATTAGACGTTTCACGCACCACGGCGCAATGGTAGGCTCGTTTGTCGGCATCGCCTATGCGGGGCAGCAGATTGATGCCGTACCGCACGGAGTGGACGGCGATGTCCGTAAGGGCAAAGAAGAGCACGGTGAGAGAGCAATAGTGCTTCCAGAAATACATCTGCTCGCTGCGGGTGCGGGCGCGCACCACGCCTTCGCCGTAGAGGGCGAAGTCTGCCGGTTCTGCCTTCATGGCAAAGCGGTCGAGCACACGGGCACTTGCCTGCGGCACATAGGCCACCTTCCATGTGGGATTGAGGGCTTTATGGGCGCGGCGGCAGAGGTCCATGTCTGCATGGGTGCCGAAGAACCGCTCGTCCAGTTTGCCGATGTTGCAGAAGAGAGCCTTGCGCACCACGGTAAAGGAAAAGTCGACGGCGCAGACTTCCTTGGGCTGGGAGATGGTTGCCTTGCAGCGGCACCGTATGCCCAGCGCGGAAGCCATTTTGGAAACAAATCCGGGAAGGCGGCGCGAAGCCTTGAGCGCGAAGCCCTTCGGGTCCACTATCTTGCCGCCTGCTATGCCGCAGGCGGTGTTGGTTTCCATGTAATCCAGCAGGCGGCGTGCGGAACCGGGTTCCAGCGCAAGCTGCGGATCAACGAAGAAAATCAGGTCGCCCGCAGCAGCGGCAATGCCCTGATTGGCAGCGGCGGCGTAGCCCCTGTTGTCTGCGTTGCGGATGAGGGTGATCTGGGGGCAGGCGCTTTTGGCGGTATCGGCTGTGCCGTCTGCAGAGGCGTTATCCACGACCACCACATCGGTTTTCACATCCGCGCCTTCCAGTTCAGCGGCGGTTTCGAAAATGGACTCCAGACAGTTGCCGATTAACTTTTTCACGTTGCTCGTGACGATGACAAAGGAGATGTTCATTGTGCGCTGTTCCTTGCGGTCTTAACGTTTTGCCAGCCCCACATTGCCGGCAATGGGTGTGATCGCGTCAATCGCAATCTGGAAGAAATCACCAAGTTCCAGTCCAACCTGTTCACACTCCCGTATCCGGTCTCTGTTCACGCTGGCGGCAAATGCCTTGTCTTTCATTTTCTTTTTCAGGCTTTTGGGCTGCATCCCGTCCATTCCTTCCGGGCGGACAAGGGCATTGGTGGAGACAAGGCCGGTAACGCTCTCTGCGCAGCGCAGCGCGTGATCAAGGCGGGAAGACGGCTCGTGGCCGGTATATTCCGAGTTGTGGGCACGGATGGCCTGCAGCATGGCTGCGGGCAGTGTGTCCGGCAGCAGCTCGGCGGCCATGATTCCGTGGCGTTCGGGAGAATCCTTGGTGTAGGGGAAGTCGATGTCGTGAAGAAGGCCGGTCAGACCCCACAGGTCGGCGTCCTCGCCAAATGACTGTGCCAGATGGCGCATGACGGCTTCTGATGCGAGGGCGTGGTGGACAAGGTGCTCTTCCGGGTTGTGACCGAGCAGCAATTGCAGGGCTTCTTCGCGCGGTATCATGGCTTCTCCTGATGCGTGGAGGGGAACCCCCTGTGAAAGATTTCTCATAATCATGTTCGGTCAGGTTGACAACCACATATTCACCGTGTCGCCTTTGTTGACACAGACGCCATAAAAGTCGAAAAGAAGAGGTTACGAATGCGCGATTCTACCTGCCTGCGCGCCGCGTGCGTGCGGGACAGCATACCATATACACCGCCTGCCGCGCGGTGAGTAAAGAGAATACAGATGGCATTGATATTGGGTATTAAGTTCCGTGAATACGGGCAGATTTATTATTTTGAAAAAAGTTCTTTTGAGGTGAATGTCGGCGACAGGGTCATTGTGAAGACCGAACAGGGGCAGGGGCTGGGAAAGGTGGTTTCCGAGCACGAAGTTCTGCCGGACGACGCCGAGGTGGATGAGATAAAACCAGTGCACCGCCTTGCCGTGAGCGAGGATCTGGAGCGTGAGCAGGAAAACGAACTGCTGGCGCGGGAAGCCCGTCAGTATTGTGTTGACTGCATCCGAAGCCGCAAGCTGGAAATGAAGCTGGTGGATGTGGAAGTCTACTTTGACCGCAGCAAAATCGTTTTCTACTTCACGGCACCCGCGCGTATAGACTTTCGTGAACTGGTCAAGGATCTGGTCAAGACCTATCGCACGCGGATTGAACTGCGGCAGATAGGGGTGCGGCATGAAACGCAGATGATAGGTGCCGTGGGCAACTGCGGCATGGTGTGCTGCTGCCGCCAGTTTTTGCGTACCTTTGCCCCTGTGACCATAAAGATGGCCAAGGAACAGAACCTGTTCCTTAATCCGGCCAAGATTTCCGGCATATGCGGTCGCCTTTTGTGCTGCCTTTCCTATGAGCAGCATAACTATGAAGAATTTCACAGAGCCTGCCCCAAGCTGGGCAAGAAATATCAGACCAAAGAGGGCGCGGTGAAGGTGCTGCGGGCAAACATGTTCCGCAACAGCATTGCCGTGCTGACCGAAGCCAACGAGGAAAAGGAATTTACGCTGGAGGAGTGGGAAACGCTCAAACCTTCGCGTCCTGATCAGGCCAAACAGGATGCGGCAAGAGCGGCTGCCAAGCGTGCGATTGTTGAAGGCGCGGAACGCGATGCGGGGGAGACAGGCTCCGGGTCGGATATTCCGGCATCTCAGGAGCTTTCTTCCGGCCCGGCACGTGGCGGCATTGTGCTGCCCCAGTACGCGGTTGTCTCCGGGGCGGTGCAGGGGGATGATGGCGAACCCGTATTTGCCATGGGGCCCGAGGATGCTGAACCTGTGGAGGCTCTGCTGGGTGAAGAAGCCGATGTGGTTGCACAGGCGGAGTTCGGACCCGAAGACATAATCGGAGAATTGGACGGACAGGCTGTTGCCGCTGTTCTGCCTGTGCGTAGCGAAGAGGCAGGTGTTCCATCTTTTTCCGCAGGTCCGGCGCGCACCGGATTACCGCCCTTTATCACCGCCGGGCTGGACAGTGACGGAGAGGACGAGGAAGTGCCCGCCGATGCCGGAGGTGCCCCGTCTGTGGCCCACGGCGATGCCCGTATGGCACCGGACGAAGCACAAGCCGGACAAGCGTATGCAGAGCCGTCAGAGCCTGCTGCACCGGAGAGGGCCTTGTCTTCCGATGCAACCGCTGAACAGGTGCAGGCTGTTGCTGGGGAGTCTTTCGCCCGTTCCGTGCAGGTCGGGGACTCGGGAGTATCGGGTGAACCGCTCGGATCTGGTGGATCGGGTGGCTCGGGTGAACCGGTTGAGCCGGAACAGCAGAACCAGCCGGATCAGCCTGCCCACAATCCCAAGATTGCCCGGCTGACGCCCCTGCGTAAGCCCGTGAAGAGTGCAGAACCCGGTTCGCGCAAGACCAGCCGGGGCAGGCGCAAGCGCAAGCGCAAGCCTGCCGGGGAAGACGCCTAGTCCCGATCTTTGCATTTTGTGAGTAGGCACCCTTGCGGTGCGTTATGCAGTAATCCACGCCCGGCGGCCCATCCGCCGGGCGAAGCAATGAGGAGCATCCCCTTGCAACCGTTTTATATAACAACGCCCATCTATTACGTAAACGCCAAGCCCCATCTGGGGCATGCCTACACCACCGTCATTGCCGATACCATGCGCCGTTTCCATTCCCTTATGGGGCGGGATACCTATTTTCTGACAGGAACAGACGAGCATGGCGACAAGATCGTGCAGGCGGCGGAAAAGAATGGCTGCAGCCCGCAGGAATACGTGGACAGCATAAGCCAGTTGTTCCGTGATTTGTGGCCGCACCTGAATATCTCCAACGATGATTTCATCCGCACCACGGAGCCCCGGCACAAGCAGGTGGTTCAGGCCGTTCTGCAAAAGGTTTATGACAGCGGTGACATCTATTTCGGGGAATACGGCGGGCATTACTGCTATGGCTGCGAGCGGTTTTATCCTGAAAAGGAACTGGAAAACGGCCTGTGCCCGCAGCACCAGACCAAGCCGGAATACATTGCGGAGAAGAACTATTTCTTCCGCATGTCCAAGTATCAGGACTGGCTCAGGCAGCACATTCTGGACAACCGGGATTTCATACGCCCGGAGCGGTACCGTAACGAGGTGCTTGCGCTGCTGGACAGCGGTGCGCTGGAAGACCTGTGCATATCGCGGCCTAAATCCCGTCTGGAGTGGGGCATAGAACTGCCCTTTGACAGCAATTTTGTTACCTACGTATGGTTTGACGCGCTGCTCAACTACGTGACCGCGCTGGACTGGCCCGACGGGGAAAAGTTCTCCCGCTTCTGGCCGGGAGTGCAGCACCTTGTTGCCAAGGACATTCTCAAGCCCCACGCCATTTTCTGGCCTACCATGCTCAAGGCGGCGGGTTTTGAGCCGTACAACCATCTGAACGTCCACGGATACTGGCTGGTGCGGGACACCAAGATGTCCAAGTCCATCGGTAACGTGGTGGAACCGTTGGAGATGGTGCACCGTTACGGGCTGGATGCCTTCCGGTATTTTATGCTGCGCGAGATGCACTTCGGCAGCGATGCCAGCTTTTCGGAAGAGGCGCTGGTGGCCCGGCTGAATGCCGATCTTGCCAATGATCTGGGCAATCTGTTCAGCCGCGTTCTCTCCATGAATACCAAATACTTTGGCGGGGTTGTGCCTGCACCCGGCGCGGAAGGGCCGGAAGAGGCTGCTATCCGTGAACTGGCAGCCAACGCCCAGCGCAACTTCCAGCAGTTGTTTGAGAACGTGCGGTTTTCCAACGGGCTGGAATCGCTGTGGGAACTGGTACGCGCCTTGAACAAGTATGTGGATACCTGCCAGCCGTGGACCCTGTTCAAGGAAGGCAATATGGAGCGGCTGGGAACGGTTATGTATACGTTGCTGGAATCCATGCGCAAGGTGGCGTTGCACCTGTGGCCTGTGATGCCCGAAGCGGCGGAGAAGATGGTGGCACAGTTGGGCATTCCCTTCGACGCTGCGCGTACGGACCTTCGGGCGGAAGTGGATTCTTGGGGGGGGATGCCTGCGGGTATTGCGCCTGCGCTGGGGTCTAACCTTTTCCCCC includes:
- the metG gene encoding methionine--tRNA ligase; the protein is MQPFYITTPIYYVNAKPHLGHAYTTVIADTMRRFHSLMGRDTYFLTGTDEHGDKIVQAAEKNGCSPQEYVDSISQLFRDLWPHLNISNDDFIRTTEPRHKQVVQAVLQKVYDSGDIYFGEYGGHYCYGCERFYPEKELENGLCPQHQTKPEYIAEKNYFFRMSKYQDWLRQHILDNRDFIRPERYRNEVLALLDSGALEDLCISRPKSRLEWGIELPFDSNFVTYVWFDALLNYVTALDWPDGEKFSRFWPGVQHLVAKDILKPHAIFWPTMLKAAGFEPYNHLNVHGYWLVRDTKMSKSIGNVVEPLEMVHRYGLDAFRYFMLREMHFGSDASFSEEALVARLNADLANDLGNLFSRVLSMNTKYFGGVVPAPGAEGPEEAAIRELAANAQRNFQQLFENVRFSNGLESLWELVRALNKYVDTCQPWTLFKEGNMERLGTVMYTLLESMRKVALHLWPVMPEAAEKMVAQLGIPFDAARTDLRAEVDSWGGMPAGIAPALGSNLFPRVDMEALRKTEAPAAAKQPQAAKETAAVAKPAPEKVEAEIAAIEFEDFQKLDLRVGTVLVVENHPKADRLYRVEVDLGEEKPRQVCAGIKEFFTPEQLVGRQVVVVANLKPRMLRGLESHGMILALKTPAGMELLTGSGTVPDGTKAS